One genomic window of Pseudoxanthomonas sp. includes the following:
- a CDS encoding PAAR domain-containing protein: MQPAARLTDMHACPMVTGVVPHVGGPIVAPGAPTVLIGGLPAARATDLCTCVGPPDSIVAGSTKVFIKGLPAARLGDSTAHGGVIVLGCFTVLIG, encoded by the coding sequence ATGCAGCCGGCTGCACGACTCACTGACATGCATGCCTGTCCGATGGTGACTGGCGTGGTTCCGCACGTGGGTGGTCCTATCGTCGCACCGGGGGCGCCCACCGTCCTGATCGGTGGGCTCCCTGCTGCGCGGGCCACCGACCTTTGTACCTGCGTGGGGCCTCCGGACAGCATCGTGGCCGGCTCGACCAAGGTTTTCATCAAAGGACTTCCCGCAGCGCGCCTTGGCGACAGCACCGCCCATGGTGGCGTGATCGTGCTGGGCTGCTTCACCGTGCTGATTGGTTGA